One stretch of Methanobrevibacter ruminantium DNA includes these proteins:
- a CDS encoding zinc ribbon domain-containing protein — protein sequence MIKCSKCGKDNVDEAIFCADCGNKLDNGSSAQNTDIETYDPSSDGIMSLFKIRKVDESETLSARFKRHPTLYICCVFPLIFILIISMISDANLFIKGLHPADYETNYPDEFNNLDLNDDSKLEFNEVNHIVSHTPQDMLYDLFRKSDKDENDYLTGYEFDVYQSKANGNVYEADYRRLMEEKERNASNHKDGRYYSSGNSKATNSLNKLESDRNDGYVLTCPYCGSESIYEIEGYYRCAECGNSIYDPDDLELGYVEGYMELLVPISSY from the coding sequence ATGATAAAATGTTCCAAATGCGGAAAAGATAACGTTGATGAAGCTATTTTTTGTGCAGACTGCGGAAATAAATTAGATAATGGGTCATCCGCTCAAAACACCGATATTGAAACATATGATCCTAGTTCAGATGGCATTATGTCTCTTTTTAAAATCAGAAAGGTAGATGAATCTGAAACATTAAGTGCACGTTTTAAAAGACATCCTACTTTATATATTTGTTGTGTTTTTCCATTAATTTTTATACTTATAATTTCAATGATCAGCGATGCAAATCTTTTCATTAAAGGATTGCATCCAGCAGATTATGAAACCAATTATCCTGATGAATTTAATAATCTGGACCTTAATGATGATAGCAAATTAGAATTCAATGAAGTAAATCACATTGTCTCACACACACCACAAGATATGCTATATGATCTATTTAGAAAGTCGGATAAGGATGAAAATGACTATTTGACTGGTTATGAATTTGATGTGTATCAATCTAAAGCCAACGGCAATGTATATGAAGCAGATTATCGAAGATTAATGGAAGAGAAGGAAAGAAATGCTTCAAATCATAAAGATGGTCGATATTACAGTTCTGGAAACTCTAAAGCTACAAACAGCCTTAATAAACTAGAATCCGATAGAAATGATGGTTATGTATTGACTTGCCCATACTGTGGAAGCGAATCAATATATGAAATTGAGGGTTATTATAGATGTGCTGAATGTGGTAATTCCATCTATGATCCAGATGATCTGGAATTAGGATATGTGGAAGGATATATGGAGCTGTTAGTTCCGATATCGTCATATTAA
- a CDS encoding zinc ribbon domain-containing protein — MKCNTCGNKYSDEFDFCPFCGAYPKKFCPKCFKEINDGGDVCSDCGTELLPFEGFKKYHDLKENALEYLDKDNFKKSTEYFERILEDWPQVEEVNFLLAENYAFLGEIDKSLRQYERLAEINPRYMGVYSRIAKIYIEKEEIEKAKEYLQKEHDAYPFENEHYIYSMHICFLEDDFEKANRILDRLFAIGPNEDELLIFKINNDLNLKLVEYDPELADLNERVKAYLEKNFNYSF; from the coding sequence ATGAAGTGTAATACATGTGGCAATAAGTATTCGGATGAATTTGATTTCTGTCCATTCTGTGGTGCCTACCCTAAAAAGTTTTGTCCAAAATGCTTTAAGGAAATTAATGATGGTGGAGATGTATGTTCAGACTGCGGAACGGAACTTTTGCCATTTGAAGGCTTCAAGAAGTATCATGATCTTAAGGAGAATGCTCTTGAATACTTGGATAAGGATAATTTTAAAAAATCAACGGAATATTTTGAAAGGATATTGGAGGATTGGCCTCAAGTTGAAGAGGTAAATTTTCTTTTGGCTGAGAATTATGCATTCTTAGGCGAGATTGATAAGTCTTTAAGACAGTATGAGAGATTAGCTGAAATTAATCCAAGATATATGGGAGTATATTCCAGAATAGCTAAGATATACATTGAAAAAGAAGAGATTGAAAAGGCTAAGGAGTATCTTCAAAAGGAACATGATGCATATCCATTTGAAAATGAGCATTATATCTATTCAATGCACATTTGCTTTTTGGAAGATGATTTTGAAAAGGCAAACAGAATCCTTGACCGTTTATTTGCAATTGGGCCTAATGAAGATGAGTTATTGATTTTCAAAATTAACAATGACTTGAATTTGAAATTAGTTGAGTATGATCCGGAACTTGCAGACTTAAATGAAAGGGTTAAGGCGTATTTGGAGAAAAATTTCAATTATTCCTTTTAA